The following nucleotide sequence is from Mucilaginibacter sp. cycad4.
AGGAAAATATCCTAATCTATTGAATATATGAGCCGGGCATCATGTTCATTCAGTCTTTGTGTCGCAATAGCACCCATTTTTTTCTGCTTCATTGGCGGGATTTAGTGTTAGTATCCAATTTCAACTGTTGCCTGGTAAGTATCCTGGTTAGCAATGTTATTGATGATAAAGTGCGCAACATCGGCTCTCGATATTTTAAGGCAGTTTTTAAGAAATGCATTAATAGCTATGCGATATTTGCCACTAACAGCCTGGTTAGTAAGCTGCGGCGGGCGAATGATAGTCCAGCTAATGTTATTGCTTTTTACCAGGATCTCCATTTTATGCAAATCGGCGTACATGTGTTTCAGTAGTTTTTGAACTACATATTTTTCAATAAGTCTGATATAAAATGGCAGTACGGGGCTTATTTCAATTGCACTGGCCGAGATCAGGAACATGCGTTTTATACCTTTTTGCTCCATCGCTTTTAAAATATGGGCATTACCTTGCGAATACAAAGTTGTGGGTTTATCTGATCCGAAGCCACCGGCCACGCCTATTGCCGAAATTACAGCATCCTGGTTTTCAAAATGATTTTCAAAGGTGCCGGGTTGCATAACATCCCCGCTTACTTTTTTAAGGTTGGGGTGTTCGGTTGTCAGTTTGGCTGGGTTTCGCAATATTGCTGTAACTATATGCCCGGCTTGTAGAGCTTGTTCAACGCATTGCCTGCCGATACCGCCGTTTGCGCCTACAATTATCAATTTATAAATTGTTGTGTTTTGTGGATTTTTCATTTTTTTGGCGATTAGCTAAATTTAAAAACGCTTAAAAAAACTATGCTGAAAAATAACACCAGTTGCACTGCAAAAAAGATATTGAGGTTCGTCTTGATCCGGTCAACCTGTTCTGTTAAGCGGGCGCTGTCTTTATTAATAATCGTTCGCAACTTTTCGCCTTGCCTCCTGCCAAAAAATATCCCGTTCAGTATCAGCATAACAACAATCCCTATTTTTATTCTGAACCATAACTGCTCGCCAAACACGCCATGGGTTAAGGCCATCATACCAATACCCGTTATAACCAGCAAAGCGGCACCTATACCAATCAGTCTTGACGACTTAGACGTACCCGTTAGTATGCCTTTTAACTTTTCTGTGTCTTCATCAAAATGCTTCCAAAAGGTTTTAAATATTGTAAAATCAACAATGGTAGTACCAGCCATTATGGTTAGCCCTGTTAGGTGCAGTATTAATAGTGTCGGTAAAAAGATTGATGTATTCATTTGTTGTGGTAATTAAATTTTTATTTGAATTATATACCATATGGTAGTAATGTTATGCAATAATATACCAAAAGGAAGTAAATAGCAAATATTGAATGCGTTTTTTTTAAATTTGATACCAAAAGGAAGTAACAAGTGAATAAAACAGTTGAATTGGTTAAACTTTGGGGCGATTATGAAGAGCAAAACCCCGGTTGTACTCTGGATGATTTTTTTCGGCATCAGCTAACGGCGAAGGCAAAAGATGAAAAGAAAGCGATACCCGACTGGCAACTAAGGCCGGGAATTAATGGCAAGCTCATGATTTTAATAAGACGGATAGGGAAGTACCATATGGTATATTCAAACAAAGCGCTTGAAGGTACGGGGCTTGATCAGATAGAAGAGTTTGGTATATTGGTTACCATCTTTAACCAGGTTAACCCTATAAAATCTGAGGCTATCTATAATAATATCATCGAGCTATCGAGCGGTACCAATATGCTGAACAGGCTCAAAAAACGTGAACTTATAACCGAGTATGAAGACATAGATGATAAACGTATTAAGCGTTTGAAATTAACCGCGAGGGGAGAGGATGCCCTGGGTAAGGCCAAGGTGCGTGTACTTGAAGTTGCGCGAATGATGGTAAATGTGCTAAGTGATGAAGATAAGCAATTGTGCTTTCAACTGCTTAATCCGGTGAGTGAAAAATTCGACGGTACCTTTCAAAAGTTTAAGAATAAAAGCTTTGACGAAATTTTTGAGTTTATGATGCGATAATTATTGGTACTACTTTGTTTGGTGAGGGATAATGTTGGTTGTTTTTGTGCATTATTAGTCAACAT
It contains:
- a CDS encoding NAD(P)H-binding protein: MKNPQNTTIYKLIIVGANGGIGRQCVEQALQAGHIVTAILRNPAKLTTEHPNLKKVSGDVMQPGTFENHFENQDAVISAIGVAGGFGSDKPTTLYSQGNAHILKAMEQKGIKRMFLISASAIEISPVLPFYIRLIEKYVVQKLLKHMYADLHKMEILVKSNNISWTIIRPPQLTNQAVSGKYRIAINAFLKNCLKISRADVAHFIINNIANQDTYQATVEIGY